The Methylomonas sp. UP202 DNA window ACCAAACGTTGCAGGTCGCCGTCAAGCGGCCGGCGATGATAGTCGGCGCGAAACTCAGCCACTAGCCGTTGCGCGCGATCGGGCCAATCGACAATAAACTGTTGGGCGTTGGCATTGAGAAACACATAGTTCAGCAGATTACGTTCGCTGGAATCAACGCCCAACCAATCGACGAACAATTCGGCGGCTTGACGATTCCAGGCACGCGCAGTCCATGCGCGGTCGATGAGATAGGCCGGTCCGTTGAACTGGCCGGGCAGTTCCAATAGTTGCGGCAACAAATCCATAGGCAGTTCTGCTGTCCTGTCGGGATCGCGCCTACCGGCCAAGTCGAATAGCGACGCCCGTTCGGCGGGCGATAAACACAGCGCTTGCGCCAAGCGCGTCAAGGTTGTGACCGAGGCTTGTACCTCGCGCCCTTGTTCCAACCAGGTCAACCAGGTAACGCTCACCCCGGCGGCATCCGCCAACTCTTCGCGGCGCCAACCCGGCGTGCGCCGTCTCCCGATCGATTTAGCCGGTGTCGGTAAGTGTTCCCGATGGGTACGAATGAACGCGCCTAACAAACGGCGCGGATTAGC harbors:
- a CDS encoding helix-turn-helix transcriptional regulator — encoded protein: MSDANPRRLLGAFIRTHREHLPTPAKSIGRRRTPGWRREELADAAGVSVTWLTWLEQGREVQASVTTLTRLAQALCLSPAERASLFDLAGRRDPDRTAELPMDLLPQLLELPGQFNGPAYLIDRAWTARAWNRQAAELFVDWLGVDSSERNLLNYVFLNANAQQFIVDWPDRAQRLVAEFRADYHRRPLDGDLQRLVEQLLTQSPAFAQYWQQQTVLNREGGERCFNHAQRGILTYRQTTLIVAMQPECKLVCLLAND